A section of the Flavobacterium ardleyense genome encodes:
- a CDS encoding PepSY-associated TM helix domain-containing protein, translating into MMKEKKYTFRKFIGDIHLWLGIASAIPLFIICLSGTLYTFNKEIAQLLEPEKYQIETGKNPLALEQIITNTKSKTKGQVSRITYSDDREKPYELQVLMGKEDKRGKTFYVNQYNNAILGNSDGPSSKFMMTMFKMHRWMLLDQEIGRPIVGVATLIFVILSFSGLIIWLPKKFKGRKSFKGGLNIKFSANWKRINHDLHNVLGFYSLIFLLIVSLTGLNWSFEWYKNGLSTVLNAEVFAGRNEIKPTVQIPKQSKILTMDQVASISSKVFIYKGITTISVPKKADDAFEVTKRNALNLNKVSTDRTFINPYTSEILKTEIFADKSFGEKIAAQIKPIHTGEIYGLFSKIIYFIVCLIATSLPITGMIIWINKLNKKPKNKKRLVE; encoded by the coding sequence ATGATGAAAGAAAAGAAATATACGTTTCGAAAATTTATTGGAGACATCCACCTTTGGTTGGGAATTGCGAGCGCCATACCACTGTTTATAATTTGCCTCAGCGGCACTCTCTATACCTTTAATAAAGAAATTGCCCAACTCTTAGAACCCGAAAAATACCAAATTGAAACTGGCAAAAATCCACTAGCATTGGAGCAAATTATTACGAATACCAAAAGTAAAACCAAAGGACAAGTAAGTCGAATTACGTATTCAGATGATCGAGAAAAGCCTTACGAATTGCAAGTTTTGATGGGAAAAGAAGACAAACGAGGCAAAACTTTCTACGTTAATCAGTATAACAATGCAATCTTAGGAAACAGCGATGGTCCATCTTCTAAATTTATGATGACGATGTTCAAAATGCACCGATGGATGTTGCTCGATCAAGAAATAGGTCGTCCCATCGTTGGAGTTGCGACTTTAATTTTTGTTATTCTCTCCTTTTCGGGATTGATAATTTGGTTGCCAAAAAAATTTAAAGGTCGGAAAAGTTTCAAAGGCGGACTTAATATCAAGTTCTCCGCAAACTGGAAACGCATCAATCATGATTTGCACAATGTTCTGGGTTTCTATTCATTAATTTTTCTATTAATAGTATCACTAACAGGATTAAATTGGTCTTTTGAATGGTATAAAAATGGTTTAAGCACGGTTTTAAATGCTGAGGTTTTTGCAGGAAGAAATGAGATAAAGCCAACTGTCCAAATTCCAAAGCAGAGCAAGATTCTTACAATGGATCAAGTAGCTTCTATTAGTTCTAAAGTATTTATTTATAAAGGAATCACTACTATTTCGGTACCAAAAAAAGCGGATGATGCATTTGAAGTAACGAAAAGGAATGCTCTAAATCTAAATAAGGTTAGTACCGATCGCACTTTTATAAATCCATATACTTCAGAGATTCTTAAAACCGAAATCTTTGCAGATAAGAGTTTTGGCGAAAAAATTGCGGCGCAGATAAAACCAATTCATACAGGTGAGATTTATGGATTATTTTCGAAAATTATTTACTTCATTGTTTGTCTAATTGCAACAAGTCTTCCCATAACCGGAATGATAATTTGGATTAATAAACTCAATAAGAAGCCTAAGAATAAAAAGCGTCTTGTAGAATAA
- a CDS encoding BrxA/BrxB family bacilliredoxin: MYPEEMVNPMRAELSDAGFEDLYTAGSVENAINKEGTTLLIINSVCGCAARNARPGAKMSLEGAKRPDQTVAVFAGVDKDAVDKAREFMLPFPPSSPCMALFKDGELVHMLERHHIEGRPAELIAENLQNAYNEYC; this comes from the coding sequence ATGTATCCAGAAGAAATGGTTAACCCAATGCGTGCTGAACTTTCAGATGCAGGTTTTGAAGATTTATATACAGCAGGTTCAGTAGAAAACGCAATTAACAAAGAGGGAACAACTTTACTAATTATCAATTCTGTTTGTGGATGTGCTGCACGTAATGCACGCCCAGGAGCAAAAATGAGTTTAGAAGGAGCAAAAAGACCAGACCAAACAGTTGCAGTTTTTGCAGGTGTAGATAAAGATGCAGTTGATAAAGCACGTGAGTTCATGCTGCCTTTTCCTCCATCATCACCATGTATGGCATTGTTTAAAGACGGTGAATTAGTTCACATGTTAGAGCGTCATCATATTGAAGGTCGCCCAGCAGAATTAATTGCTGAAAACCTACAAAACGCTTACAACGAATACTGCTAA